Proteins encoded by one window of Salicibibacter halophilus:
- a CDS encoding SDR family NAD(P)-dependent oxidoreductase — MSSWDNLLEGKVAVVTGASRGLGRADALALAEAGADVVITDILMESDEESSSKAKEYGAIAQVMQSTKVIYSEKTSEEIRDMGRRSVAMKMDVTDVDEVNDVFKKIYEDFGRIDILVNNAGTVDHVSKIEKQNDDLWERDLKVNLTGSYNCTKAVWPYMKEQEYGRIINMASIVGVNGGFGQASYSATKGGLLSFSKSMALEGAKHGINVNAIVPGIIGTEAFKMGNKKMNDRMIERTAFKQPGEPDDIANAITFLVSDKAKYITGVGLNVTGGIDLFTF, encoded by the coding sequence ATGTCTTCTTGGGATAACTTGTTGGAAGGGAAAGTAGCGGTCGTAACCGGGGCTTCCCGGGGGCTTGGCCGAGCGGATGCATTGGCTTTGGCAGAGGCCGGGGCCGATGTCGTGATCACCGATATTCTCATGGAGTCAGACGAGGAAAGTTCTTCAAAAGCCAAGGAATACGGAGCCATCGCACAAGTCATGCAAAGTACAAAAGTGATATATTCCGAGAAAACTTCCGAGGAAATTCGCGATATGGGACGTCGTTCCGTGGCGATGAAAATGGATGTTACGGATGTGGATGAAGTCAATGATGTTTTTAAAAAGATCTACGAGGACTTTGGCAGAATCGATATTCTCGTCAATAACGCCGGGACGGTTGATCACGTCTCGAAAATTGAAAAACAAAACGATGACTTATGGGAACGGGATCTCAAGGTTAATTTGACCGGTTCTTATAATTGTACAAAAGCGGTTTGGCCATACATGAAAGAACAGGAATACGGCCGCATCATTAATATGGCTTCGATCGTTGGAGTAAACGGAGGCTTTGGCCAGGCCAGCTATTCGGCTACAAAAGGCGGGTTGCTCAGTTTCTCGAAAAGCATGGCTTTGGAAGGTGCGAAACACGGCATTAACGTCAACGCCATTGTCCCCGGCATTATTGGAACGGAAGCCTTCAAAATGGGCAATAAAAAGATGAACGATCGCATGATTGAACGTACGGCGTTTAAACAACCGGGCGAACCGGATGACATTGCCAATGCCATCACCTTCCTCGTCTCGGACAAAGCCAAGTACATCACCGGTGTCGGCCTGAACGTGACGGGCGGGATTGATTTGTTTACGTTCTAA